From Candidatus Pedobacter colombiensis, one genomic window encodes:
- a CDS encoding inorganic phosphate transporter produces the protein MVTTLLVVVIVLAIAFDYINGFHDAANSIATIVSTKVLSPFQAVLWAAVFNFAAYFYFTDHKVANTIAKTVVENFITLEVILAGLLAAITWNLFTWWFGIPSSSSHTLIGGFAGAGMAKAATLGVGIMSAINLAPILKVVAFIVLAPVIGMLISVIISIIILHISKNARPSVAEKWFKRLQLISSAALSFTHGGNDAQKVMGIIYVAMVAANVLNTGDAMPEWIPISCYAAIALGTMSGGWKIVKTMGSKITKVNAFEGVAAEAAGAVTLGITEHFGIPVSTTHTITGSIVGVGLLKRVSAVRWGVTVSLLWAWVLTIPVSATLAAITYGIIHLFF, from the coding sequence ATGGTAACTACCTTATTGGTTGTTGTAATCGTTCTGGCCATCGCCTTCGATTACATAAACGGCTTTCACGACGCGGCTAACTCTATTGCAACTATTGTATCTACAAAAGTACTATCTCCTTTTCAGGCTGTACTATGGGCTGCAGTGTTCAATTTTGCCGCATATTTTTATTTTACAGATCATAAAGTTGCCAATACCATCGCTAAAACTGTAGTAGAGAATTTTATTACACTTGAAGTTATTCTGGCCGGTCTTTTGGCTGCCATTACCTGGAACTTATTTACCTGGTGGTTTGGTATTCCATCCAGTTCTTCGCATACGCTTATTGGCGGTTTTGCAGGAGCAGGCATGGCGAAAGCTGCCACACTAGGCGTTGGCATAATGTCAGCCATCAACCTTGCGCCCATACTAAAAGTAGTGGCTTTTATTGTATTGGCTCCTGTAATTGGTATGCTGATCTCGGTGATCATTTCTATCATCATTTTACATATTTCTAAAAATGCAAGGCCATCCGTGGCCGAGAAATGGTTTAAACGCTTGCAATTGATATCATCTGCAGCACTTAGCTTTACACATGGTGGTAATGACGCCCAAAAAGTAATGGGGATTATTTATGTTGCCATGGTAGCCGCTAATGTATTAAATACAGGTGATGCAATGCCAGAGTGGATCCCAATCTCCTGTTATGCTGCAATCGCTTTAGGAACAATGAGCGGTGGTTGGAAAATTGTAAAAACAATGGGTTCTAAAATCACTAAAGTAAATGCTTTTGAAGGGGTAGCTGCCGAAGCTGCCGGTGCCGTAACGTTAGGAATTACGGAGCACTTTGGTATTCCTGTTTCTACTACACACACCATTACCGGCTCTATTGTTGGTGTTGGTTTATTAAAAAGGGTTTCTGCTGTACGTTGGGGCGTTACCGTAAGCTTATTATGGGCCTGGGTTTTAACCATCCCTGTTTCTGCTACATTAGCAGCCATTACTTATGGCATTATCCACCTTTTCTTTTAA
- a CDS encoding carboxypeptidase-like regulatory domain-containing protein: MNNDWLDIGVLEDYLDGKLDAKTMNRVEREALDDPFVAEALAGLSESPKRSLQSISLLQKQLHERIAEHQSVKKTSVITWQRLSIAATAAVMFVAVSIMFWMRENNLQKELAGRPKKVDVTIASTVGTEAPAVVPTSPVLAAESADKRTEKEIDRAIKAAKTNTYAARVKRKANTITSTDTAAKQLNEIAVVGYGRQMKRDITASMSVVAAAPLQNTLSGKVVDQNGGQPLPGVSVRVVGTNLNAVTDTNGMFKINADTSIKEGKIRVNYIGFKAAELLATVNQPVAVALVPSNMSLNEVVVTGYGQLKKERDVDSFKVNGKPSGQVANIRIRGMSTIPTTSNAKMVSNPIGGWDKLFEYIKTNNAFEKEPKVGQTVELSFKIDKEGTPMAIKIVKGADEKYEQEAIRLILNGPKWEKPEKASSRMTFKIDF; the protein is encoded by the coding sequence GTGAATAACGATTGGTTAGATATAGGAGTTTTAGAGGATTACCTTGACGGTAAGCTTGATGCTAAAACCATGAATAGGGTAGAGCGTGAAGCTTTGGATGACCCTTTTGTAGCGGAAGCATTGGCTGGCTTAAGTGAGTCGCCTAAGCGTTCTCTGCAATCTATATCTTTGCTTCAAAAGCAATTACATGAAAGGATTGCCGAACATCAGTCCGTGAAAAAGACTTCGGTGATTACCTGGCAACGTTTGAGCATCGCCGCTACAGCCGCAGTGATGTTTGTGGCAGTGAGTATCATGTTCTGGATGCGGGAGAACAACCTTCAGAAAGAATTGGCAGGCAGACCTAAGAAAGTTGATGTTACGATTGCTTCTACTGTTGGGACAGAAGCTCCTGCGGTAGTACCAACTTCACCTGTTTTAGCGGCGGAGTCTGCCGATAAGCGAACAGAGAAGGAGATTGATAGGGCTATTAAAGCTGCAAAAACGAATACTTATGCAGCAAGAGTAAAACGAAAGGCTAATACTATCACCTCGACCGATACAGCAGCTAAGCAATTGAATGAAATAGCTGTTGTTGGCTATGGCAGGCAAATGAAGCGGGATATAACAGCTTCGATGTCTGTTGTAGCAGCAGCTCCTTTGCAAAATACATTAAGCGGGAAAGTTGTTGATCAAAATGGTGGACAACCTTTGCCAGGAGTATCTGTGCGAGTTGTGGGTACAAACCTGAACGCGGTTACTGATACAAATGGTATGTTTAAAATCAATGCGGATACTTCAATTAAAGAAGGTAAGATCCGTGTCAATTATATTGGCTTTAAAGCTGCAGAATTATTGGCTACGGTTAATCAGCCTGTCGCTGTTGCTTTAGTGCCATCTAACATGTCTCTTAATGAGGTGGTCGTTACAGGATATGGTCAATTAAAGAAAGAACGGGACGTAGATAGTTTCAAAGTTAATGGCAAACCTTCCGGGCAGGTGGCAAACATTCGGATCAGGGGAATGAGTACTATTCCTACAACAAGCAATGCCAAAATGGTTTCCAATCCGATTGGTGGCTGGGACAAGTTGTTTGAGTACATCAAAACAAACAATGCCTTTGAAAAGGAGCCTAAAGTAGGGCAGACAGTTGAGCTGAGTTTCAAAATTGATAAAGAAGGAACGCCAATGGCTATTAAGATTGTGAAAGGTGCGGACGAAAAGTATGAGCAGGAAGCAATCAGATTGATCCTTAATGGGCCTAAGTGGGAAAAACCAGAGAAGGCTAGTAGTAGGATGACCTTTAAAATAGATTTCTAG
- a CDS encoding sigma-70 family RNA polymerase sigma factor, with amino-acid sequence MKFIKNNARIQEQDDAALIARYKSESDLGALGTLYNKYMHLVFGVCLNYLKDEELSKDAVMQIFEELVLKLKIHEVQNFKSWLHVLTRNHCLMALRKQSKHTTVSIDDTFVENTDFVHLDMDHTKEKKLTVMEKCMETLPEEQRLSVDLFYLQEKCYKEVADITGYEMLKVKSYIQNGKRNLKICIEKNSSE; translated from the coding sequence TTGAAGTTTATAAAAAATAACGCCAGGATACAGGAGCAGGATGATGCTGCTTTAATTGCACGCTACAAAAGCGAGAGCGATCTGGGGGCATTGGGTACACTTTACAACAAATACATGCACCTGGTATTTGGGGTTTGTTTAAATTATCTGAAGGATGAGGAGTTGAGTAAGGATGCTGTAATGCAGATCTTTGAAGAACTAGTGCTGAAGCTAAAGATTCATGAGGTGCAGAATTTTAAAAGCTGGCTGCATGTCCTGACTCGAAACCATTGTTTAATGGCGCTTCGTAAACAATCTAAGCATACTACGGTTTCTATCGACGATACTTTTGTGGAAAATACGGATTTTGTGCATCTTGATATGGATCATACAAAAGAAAAGAAATTAACCGTTATGGAAAAGTGTATGGAAACACTTCCGGAGGAACAGCGTTTGAGTGTAGATCTTTTTTATTTGCAGGAGAAATGTTATAAGGAAGTTGCAGATATTACAGGCTATGAAATGCTGAAGGTGAAGAGTTATATCCAGAATGGGAAAAGAAATCTTAAAATTTGTATAGAAAAGAATAGCAGTGAATAA
- a CDS encoding DUF4197 domain-containing protein — MKRIKLVYLALSACFLMNTYTTQAQSKLGDILKKVTGATGTSGTTTTGTPSALDIASGIKQALEIGTSHGADLLSAKDGFMGNLAVKILFPPEAQKVDKTLRTLGMGKLADNVILSLNRAAEDAAKEAKPIFVSAIKQMTITDATNILLGNKDAATEYFKRVTTSQLMEKFKPVITTSLAKVGATKYWGDATSQYNKIPMVKPLNTDLSAYVAQKAIDGMFIQVAQEELKIRDNLGSRSTPLLQKVFGYADKNK; from the coding sequence ATGAAACGCATAAAACTTGTCTATTTGGCCCTCTCGGCTTGCTTTTTAATGAATACTTATACTACTCAGGCTCAATCTAAACTAGGCGATATTTTAAAAAAAGTAACCGGAGCTACCGGTACCAGCGGTACTACAACAACCGGAACACCTAGCGCATTAGATATAGCCTCAGGAATTAAACAAGCTTTGGAAATCGGAACCTCACATGGAGCAGACCTGCTTTCGGCAAAAGATGGGTTTATGGGCAATTTGGCTGTAAAGATTCTGTTTCCGCCCGAAGCGCAAAAGGTGGATAAAACCTTGCGTACATTGGGAATGGGTAAATTGGCTGACAATGTGATTTTAAGTTTAAACCGTGCTGCTGAAGATGCAGCAAAGGAGGCAAAACCAATTTTCGTTTCTGCAATTAAGCAAATGACAATTACCGACGCGACCAATATATTGTTGGGTAATAAAGATGCGGCTACAGAATATTTTAAAAGAGTAACCACCAGTCAATTAATGGAAAAGTTTAAACCGGTAATTACAACTAGCCTTGCAAAAGTTGGAGCGACTAAATATTGGGGAGATGCAACCAGTCAGTACAACAAAATACCAATGGTGAAACCACTAAATACAGATCTTTCTGCTTATGTGGCACAGAAAGCTATTGATGGGATGTTTATACAGGTGGCACAGGAAGAACTTAAGATAAGAGACAACCTCGGCTCCAGATCTACTCCACTCTTACAAAAGGTGTTTGGTTACGCAGATAAGAATAAGTAA